Part of the Trypanosoma brucei gambiense DAL972 chromosome 6, complete sequence genome is shown below.
tcctctctttattattattattatcattattattccttcaccatatccttttctttttttttttttttgtagatttgcattttcccttttccccataATTACATTTACTTCGGCGGCAACGgcgggaaaaaagaaaacaaaaaccaaacaaaaacaaatggaaaaaaaaactaataaataaataaaggagaTAAGTAAGTGATAATATGTCATGAGATGAATATATGTTTGgtagaaaaggaggggacaaaaaatcatcaacaacaataacatcaacaCAAAACCCGtgcaaataaacaataacaccaacaaaagaaacacgaCGCtcaaaaccaaagaaaaagtacacacgaaacaacaaacagacaaaaaaaaacagaaaaggaggtGAGAAAAATGGCAGAGGAagtttatattattattattattattatttaaaagGTCGGCCCCGCTTttgctttatatatatatatatatataaaatatatatatatatatatattatttaatttattttgttttgtgcatGTGAGTTCCATGAGGCACACTTACCCGCTGGCCCTTCCTTCACTCCCCTTTGATATTCATtcctcattcattcatttaattattttttctttttttttttaaaaaaaaatttcccccTCTACACtgattttaaataaatatataatatatgtacatatattatTTCATACACTCCGCATAGCTGTCCATCctcatttcattttgttttttctcgttCCGTCATTCTCTCCGATATCCACACggctacaaaaaaaaaaagaaaaaaagaaaaaaagaaaagaaaagaaaaaaaaaaacaaaagcacacacacagatCAAAAataagggggggggggaaacgtaaaaaaaaaaaaagactgaaggaataattaaaaagaaaaaaaaattaaacataataataaagaagaaaagaaacaaacaacaagcgacaaggaaaaacaaaaaaaaacaacaaagaagttgGTAATTGACTAGAGCCGAAAATAgcagagggaggggggattaaaagaaaaaaacaaacacagaacaaaaagaaaaagaaggaaaggaaaaatcaaaaagacttcttttttttgttttttctttttttccctctcttcttcctcctcctctctcctcctctcgcagaaacatatatatatatatatatatatatatatattttctttctttctttcctcctttctttttcccttaccttctttttattcactTCACCTTTTCCCTCATTCCCGCCATCAGCTATGACCCTTTACCGCTTGTGTCATTATTGGAGAAGCCGGAAAGGCggcatttttgcttcccgTGAAGTTACTGAAGGCAtgaccgccaccaccaccgctgcCAGGTATTGTTGTGCTGTTGGGGGTCCCTGCTGACGAGGAATCTTCACAGAGCCCATAAAGCACGCCATTGTTTGCTACAGGTATATTGGAGTTAAAACAGTCACGCAGCAATTTAAAATAACAATGGCCCGTCAGCAACGAGTCGCTGCCCGCCTGATGAGCCATGCCGAAACGCCGCACGCGGAGGCTATCGGCAAGGTGATCTAATCCCAATGAGTGCGTTAACTCGGTGGAACGCAAGAGATATTTGATATCATACACGCACGGGAAAAGGGCATGGAAGGTTTGTAGGaaatcctcctccttttctggtAGGTCTTTTCCACCCACTACTTTGATCAGGTATCCAAAGTCGTAACCGGCGTGGAAGGCCAACCAGCGAATGTCGGGATTTAACACGAGTCCGCTGGAGATGAGCAGCTCTGCGAAGTGCGTCACCTCCACGCCATACTCGGAGAAGTAATCGAAGTTAATGCCACCATGACACAACAACTGAATACTATCCTGCGCGTACACATCCTCTGTGAGGCAGAAGCGGAAGTTGAACTGCCACGTGCAGCAGTTCTCGGGAACCTCGCCCTTCTCATTGAGAAGTGTAATGCCTAGCTGAATCATCTTCAGTAAATTCACATTGCACCGCAGCGTTTGGTAATAGAACTCGTGCGTGGATTTGAAGTTACCGACAGGTTTCGCTACTACACCGGGAAACTCAGTATCCATAGCCACAAATGGGTAGTCTTTGATAAGCGAACGGATTATACCAAACTCCTGCTCTAAGTTATCCTCCCACACATCGCGAATCATTGGTGATTTACTAAGTGATGGAATGAGGGAAACATTTCCCGCCTTAAGAGCAGCCGATGGAAAACGTTGATGGGGTTGAGGTTGCGGttgcggttgctgctgtgcgtAGGCTCCATAATGTGTCCCGCCACCATACTGCATCATTTTCCCGTTTCCCGTTTccactttccctcctttttaccTTATAAGTTATTTGTAGTGGtagtgatatatatatatatatatatatatagatttatttatttattttttttcgttttgttattatttaaaatgaaacaaacaaaaaaacaaacaacaacaaaaaaattcgttccttttctttttgtttcgttactaccttctgcaacttttccttcaccacgGAAGGTGGATTTAGTGTGTTTGGACGCTTAAACTCCTTTCAGTGACTGCGGAAcaaataagcaaaaacaaaaacaataccaataaaaatagaagaagattgaagtgaaggagaaaaagacaaacaaataagagaAGCACAGTGCGCCATAAGAAGATGGAATAATAACAGATAAGATATTAAATGGAGGTGTCGCCCGTATGAAAGTGAGAGAAAATTTACGTCAAATGAACCGCACGAACCAAAGATGTCGCGCCACACGAGTGCACAACCAAGAGAAGCGCCGAAAAGTTTGTACGCATACACCGCTGTGCATGACCGTATAGATGTGTAACACACGCCTAAAAAAATTGCTTCAGAGTTTACCCTCATTCCTCATAAGGGAacatgcacatgcacataaatgtatataaaaatatataaatgtatatatgtgtgattGTGACGACAttgaggggaagagaaaggaaCCGTGCAGATGCATCAAGTTAGCGAATCGGGTAGCTCAATGCAACAGAGGGAAAATAACATTTACTACATCGAACATCACCAACctcgcaacatgcagcgccTCCGCTCTTCCAAACCCATAGACCAACTGCATCCTCCCAcgccttccttctctctttttttttttttcattatgcCGTGTTTGAGCTGCTGCCACTTGGGTGTGAAGACGCCAAATCATGCGGCAGCATCACCGCAAAATAATACAACAGCCTCCAAaatatttctctcttttttttttttgcacataCACTCAGAATGTGCCATCTGGATTGACCCATGCCATTTCCGCTCGCTCCAATCTTTTGGcctcctgcaactcctccatAATATTCAGCTGCGCCAGCTCACGCACGCCGACTGGAGTGTCACTTCGCATTAATTCCCacagttccttttctttcctttgtatTGTCGCCGTGTGCATCGAGTCATGCGGGAGCGTCAGCGTTTTTGCTAAcacattttctttatttttcactcctttatttccatttttccaATGCTTATGATATGCATCCCTGCGACTTGCCTGGTCCAATGCATTCACATCAAGTAGTAGTGAGCGGACAGACGCCTGCACAACGGCCCACCGGTCCTTCTCAATTATTTCTGAAGAATTCGATGGCGGAGATTCGGGCACGGGCGCGGGCACGTCGGCGCAAGCACTTccgtcatcatcaccaccacaaacATCAGCGGAGTGATGGTTTCGTGCGGCGCGAGCAAACGCCATGAGCAACTCACTTGGATCATCCTC
Proteins encoded:
- a CDS encoding CCR4 associated factor, putative, encoding MMQYGGGTHYGAYAQQQPQPQPQPHQRFPSAALKAGNVSLIPSLSKSPMIRDVWEDNLEQEFGIIRSLIKDYPFVAMDTEFPGVVAKPVGNFKSTHEFYYQTLRCNVNLLKMIQLGITLLNEKGEVPENCCTWQFNFRFCLTEDVYAQDSIQLLCHGGINFDYFSEYGVEVTHFAELLISSGLVLNPDIRWLAFHAGYDFGYLIKVVGGKDLPEKEEDFLQTFHALFPCVYDIKYLLRSTELTHSLGLDHLADSLRVRRFGMAHQAGSDSLLTGHCYFKLLRDCFNSNIPVANNGVLYGLCEDSSSAGTPNSTTIPGSGGGGGHAFSNFTGSKNAAFPASPIMTQAVKGHS